The DNA region AAAGTTCCATAACTTTTTGTAGATAATTAATACAGTGATCTATAAAACAACGATTCAGACAATATCTTTGCTTGATAGGGTCATTACATGCTAACAATGTATCATTAAATTTAAACGTGGATATACTCTGGCTTGTACACTTGTCACCTACGCCTGAGCTGTTTTCCAAAAAAGGTCCTTCCACTTTAATACTCCGTTGTATATTATAAATAATAGCATCATAGCTATTATTAAGAAGCCTTGTAAAGAAATCACCACCTGTAGCATTACATTTCAACTGAGCTATGTTTTCTGTACTAACTGATGGTGCTGTATCTGTAATTGTAGTAACTGTACATCTATAGGTATAACCTGTTATATTTTTGTATTGTTCACTAGCTATAAAATCTTTAACGCAGCTAACAATATACTCCATAGTTGTTTTTGCTGCTTGTAAAGCTGGTATGTTATTAGTTATAATAGTCATAAATCACCCATATCTTGACTGTATTTATGTTATATTATGAGTTATCTCTATTACCTGTCAAGGATATTTAGCGCCTTTAACAATACTAAACTGATATTAATAGTATGATTGCTAGTTAGAAAAAGTTTGCATTCTAACTAGCATAAAGCTCACAGTATTTATTTAGTTCTATGGCAATTTCTCGTAATTTAAGGTATTCAGCAAGAGGTATAAATTCTTGCTGAGTTTCAATGAGTATTTTTTGTCTTTTTTCATAAGGTTTTATATGTATGGTTTGAATATTATGGAATCGATCGAAAAGCTTAATTAATAATAGTTCTGTTTTATTTTGCCTATAAAATGTTTGAATCATTTCTCCAGAACTGATTTTTTGATTATCCTTAATTCTGGTGAGGTCTGAAACCTGTTCTGCAATATTATTACCAAATTCTTGACTTATTATTTCTTTGGTTAGTGTTGTGTCTTCGAGTGTATCATGTAGTATTGCTGTAATAATCGTATCAGTTTCAAAGCTGTAGTCTGCAACCATATAAGCTACTTCTAATTGATGTGTGTAGTATAGTTCTCCAGTATCTCGCTTTTGCTGACCATGATATTTTTGGGCATAAAATATAGCTTTTTCAACTTTATCAAGATCAATTTCAGTATTAAATCTTACGTTGGTTTCAAACAGCTTATTTAGTAAGCTTTCGCTATAAAAGTCTATCATTTTTCATCTCTAAATAATCTTTAATAAATTATACAATAAATTAAACTTTTTATATACTTCAATCTCAGATAAAAACTGTAAAAGAAGCGAATTAATTTGATTAAAAAAGTTGTACTGGAATATTGCAAGTAATGGTTGTAAACTTGTCTTTTTCACTCTCTATTTCCATTTCTCCATTAAGTTGATTAATAAGGTAATTTACAAACCATAATCCTGATTCAAGCATTAGCGGACAGTCTCTTACCAAGTCAAAATCAGCTAATTTAGCTTTTATATTCCCTAATTTTTCTTTTGAAATACCGCTTCCTTTATCGTGTATTCTAAATTGTAGTATGTTATCGCTTTTTATATAATTTTTTACAGTAAACAAATGAACTGTAATTATAACCTTGTAGCTGTGATTAAATCTAATGACGCTTCCTATTAATTGACTTAATATAGCTTGTAAGTGATCATTATTTCCAATCACAATATCCTTCATTTTGTACTGAAAATTGTAATTGATTTTTATATCTTTCTCTTTTGCAATGTCTTCTAGTCTCCTGACAGCATCCTTTACTAACTTTTGTATGCTAAATTTTTTTAAACATAAATTTTCATTCTCAATTTCGCTTCTAAGCGTGTAAACTACATCGTTACAGTACTCTTGGAGATTTGCTGATCGATTTAATATTGTTTTCAGCTTATCTTTATTTTTTGAATCACTTAACATGATCTCGCTTGCTAGCCTTACAATTTCACTAGTTGCAATATTAAATCTATATTTGATATTCTGTATCAGATTCACACAATATTCTTTCAATGATTCAGCTACCTCGACCTGATACTTAGCTTTTCTTAACTTTGTTATTATCTCTATATATTCATCGATATTCTCCCTTTCTCCATTTACCAACGTAATTAGCATTGAAGGGATTTGTACTATCCATTGGTTACTTATTTTTTTTTCATAACATTCGCCAAAAGAAGAGTTAAAACTAGTTATTGGAACTTCAAATGCAAAAGTTATGTAATTATTTTCCTCTTTTGCTCTTAGCCTTCCTTTTAGCTGATGTATAAGATGTTTAATAAATGCTAATCCTTCTCCTAGTTCTTGATATGTTACCAAATTCAAATTCTCTAGTTCGGAATTTATTCTTTCTAATTTTTCTTTAGAAGGGCTTAGTACTATATTTTGTACTGTAAATTGTAATATTTCTGAATACTGATTGATGTTAATAGTAATCTTGCTATGCTTACTACTATTTATAATAGCACTACCAATTAACTGGCTTATTACTGCTTTTATTCGAAAACTATCTCCAATCAGAACTGTCTTTATATCATTTTGAACATTTAGATTTATATTCTCATTTTCAAAATTTTTCCTCATTCTGATAACAGTATTATTTATTAGTGATTCTATGTTAAATGTTTCAATCCTTATATTTGTTGATGCTATGTATTGTCTAAATAAAAAAATTATTCCATTCAGAGAAGCTATTATATTTATCTTTTTTTTATCATAGTTATTTACGATTCGCCTAAAATATTGTATCCAATCTATGAGTTTTATGCTTACTTGCCCAGATTTTTCCAGCTGACAGTATAGTTTTTGCAATTCTGCATCTACCTGTTTTATTGTTGTGCTATTAATTCCTTCTGTAGATAATTTTTCGGTTAATTTATTGATTTTATTTTGACCTTCGTCTTCAATAGGCATAGAATTCTCCTGCTATTTAAGTTGTTAAATTGCTTCCTAGAGATTAAAAAGAAAATTTTGCGGTTTAAGTTTTAATCTCTATCAGAATATTATCTAAATCTTAAATCTCAGATAATATCAGGTATACAGTATCATTTCGATTTTTATCAGTACATGACTTTTTGTTATATTTATGAAATTTTTTTTCATAATATTACACATTGATGCGAAATTATCGCATTGTCATTTACATCTGAAAAAAGCAAAATATCTTTCAAAATGAGATATACAATTGATCCTGAGTTATAAAAGGACTTTGATAATTTAGTATATTAATTGAAAAAGTTCTGGACTTATCTTATTTGCTCTTAACTTAAACATCAGGTTCAAACACGTCTTTAAAACGACCTATAATATCTAAAATATAAAAATCAAGCGCTGTATTAACTAAGTCAAAATCTTTTTTCTCTATAGAATTAAGACACAAGCTTAGGATAAAGAAAAGTATGAAAGGTATAATCTAACAGTTCTGCAAAGAAAAATATTTTGTTATAACGTTTAATACACTACATTAAATACAATCTTAATTTAGAACTATGCATTTAACATTTACTGCTCTAATATTTCTAGCAAATATGCATTTATAATATCCATTCTTAATAATTGACTGTTTTTTGTATGCCTTCTATATTATACCTTTCATGCTTTCCATTATCCTAATAATCTGGCGTTTAAGAGCTTCTTAAGTTGTAATACTGCTCTGTTAAACAACTGTTTAAATATAAGTTAGGTATAAGAAATACAGCAAAACTTAAGAAGAATAAGTGTTATATCTCTTTTAATACTTATGTATGGCGTAACATATGTATTTTTGTACTTCTTTTGTTTAAATGCTTACTGAAATTCTCTATTAGGAAAAAAACTTAACTATAGAAATCATAGTAGTTCTTCTTGTTTTTTAGAGTTATTCTATCCGTATTTATATTTCTTCTTTAGTTTTATCTTTTTTTATTTTTTTGTAAATCTATCACTGTAACTCTTATTCTTCCTACTTCTCATTATTTTACTTATATCGAACTTGTGATAAATCAGATCCTAATCTTAACATTTCTTAACTTTTTAGTTGCGTTTTTTAATTATTCATAATATATATAAAAAAACTTTAAACTATAAGGTAACGATATATGGCAAATTTTATCCTTGAGTATATAGAAAATGCTCATACAAATATAGAAGCTAAAATTGAACAACAGGAATATGTCCAGCGAAAGTTGTTCATTATGACTCAAACCATAAAAACATCAGACTTTAATATAAAATATGCAATTGCGTACTTAACGCCGTATGATCAGCAACTTGTAAAACAAAAATTAATAACCAAATTAACTCCACTGTTTAAGGAATATTTTACAAAGTATGGTTGCGTTGAAGAAGTAAGCGAAAGAATGGCTGAATGGCTTATAAATCAAGAATCACAGTCTGATAAACCAAAGCTTATAGCATCAAATTTTGCCAACTTTTTTAACGATAATAAATTACAAAAGACTATTAAAAATAATATAACAAAGCTAACAACAGATACTCAGAATCTGTATAAAGGAATTTTTTGCTTAAAAGTT from Orientia tsutsugamushi str. Boryong includes:
- a CDS encoding HD domain-containing protein; amino-acid sequence: MIDFYSESLLNKLFETNVRFNTEIDLDKVEKAIFYAQKYHGQQKRDTGELYYTHQLEVAYMVADYSFETDTIITAILHDTLEDTTLTKEIISQEFGNNIAEQVSDLTRIKDNQKISSGEMIQTFYRQNKTELLLIKLFDRFHNIQTIHIKPYEKRQKILIETQQEFIPLAEYLKLREIAIELNKYCELYAS
- a CDS encoding ATP-binding protein, with protein sequence MPIEDEGQNKINKLTEKLSTEGINSTTIKQVDAELQKLYCQLEKSGQVSIKLIDWIQYFRRIVNNYDKKKINIIASLNGIIFLFRQYIASTNIRIETFNIESLINNTVIRMRKNFENENINLNVQNDIKTVLIGDSFRIKAVISQLIGSAIINSSKHSKITININQYSEILQFTVQNIVLSPSKEKLERINSELENLNLVTYQELGEGLAFIKHLIHQLKGRLRAKEENNYITFAFEVPITSFNSSFGECYEKKISNQWIVQIPSMLITLVNGERENIDEYIEIITKLRKAKYQVEVAESLKEYCVNLIQNIKYRFNIATSEIVRLASEIMLSDSKNKDKLKTILNRSANLQEYCNDVVYTLRSEIENENLCLKKFSIQKLVKDAVRRLEDIAKEKDIKINYNFQYKMKDIVIGNNDHLQAILSQLIGSVIRFNHSYKVIITVHLFTVKNYIKSDNILQFRIHDKGSGISKEKLGNIKAKLADFDLVRDCPLMLESGLWFVNYLINQLNGEMEIESEKDKFTTITCNIPVQLF